A portion of the Halobacillus ihumii genome contains these proteins:
- a CDS encoding DUF4349 domain-containing protein has product MKNRLYVVLVLSLSVLVSGCSGDSQSSSESGNEAALTTELHPEESGKFAPASEKKAQQNDVNQEKQASTEIAKINQSDRKVIYTANLRIEVKDYQQTITSIQSQVAERGGYIVESNMSGESGEGSINGFVTARIPQNKFREFIKVVEEGSSKVHESSISGQDVTEEYVDLESRLKSKQVVEKRLLSFMEQAEKTEDLLKISENLAKVQGEIEDIQGRMNYLQNKTDLATVSIHIQENNVQISGVNSDELNTWDQTKQQFLKSINFLITIFSGLIVFVVGSLPVLIFLGIIGLAVFLIMKRVRKKRSQKGS; this is encoded by the coding sequence ATGAAAAACAGGCTATATGTTGTGTTGGTACTCAGCTTAAGTGTACTTGTCTCAGGTTGCAGCGGTGATTCACAAAGCAGCAGTGAGTCGGGGAACGAAGCTGCTTTGACAACGGAACTCCATCCTGAAGAAAGTGGCAAATTTGCTCCAGCGTCAGAGAAAAAAGCGCAGCAAAATGATGTAAATCAAGAAAAACAGGCATCAACCGAAATAGCGAAAATTAACCAATCTGACCGGAAAGTGATTTATACTGCCAACCTAAGGATCGAGGTGAAGGATTACCAGCAAACCATCACGAGCATTCAATCACAAGTAGCTGAACGGGGAGGCTATATTGTGGAGTCAAATATGTCCGGCGAATCTGGAGAAGGGTCAATTAACGGATTTGTCACTGCACGCATCCCTCAGAATAAGTTTCGTGAATTTATTAAGGTCGTTGAAGAGGGCAGCAGTAAAGTTCATGAAAGCTCCATATCCGGTCAAGACGTGACAGAAGAATATGTAGATCTTGAATCACGTTTGAAATCCAAGCAGGTAGTGGAAAAGCGGCTGCTTTCGTTTATGGAACAAGCTGAGAAAACGGAGGACTTGTTGAAAATTTCTGAGAATCTGGCTAAGGTTCAGGGAGAAATTGAAGATATCCAGGGGCGTATGAATTACTTGCAGAATAAAACCGACCTGGCGACCGTGAGTATTCATATTCAGGAAAATAATGTCCAAATCTCCGGGGTAAACAGCGATGAATTAAATACATGGGATCAAACGAAGCAGCAGTTTTTAAAAAGTATTAACTTCCTCATTACGATTTTTTCTGGTTTGATTGTATTTGTAGTCGGCAGTTTGCCCGTTTTAATTTTCCTGGGCATCATCGGTCTAGCTGTATTTCTGATTATGAAAAGGGTAAGAAAGAAACGGTCGCAAAAAGGATCATAG
- a CDS encoding SRPBCC family protein produces MAFLKRSVLINKPTKEVFAAATDFSNSPEIMATVVEAKPITDGPVRKGYQFKEVREIRGRKAASIIEVTEYEPNESYAVRSDQHGIDLRYHYTFVETAEGTRVEFIGELDTKGLRNTLMKPLIKMIIKKEDADHLDKMKAWLEKNPS; encoded by the coding sequence ATGGCATTTTTAAAGCGTAGTGTTCTTATAAATAAGCCGACTAAAGAAGTTTTTGCTGCAGCAACAGACTTTTCAAACAGTCCGGAAATAATGGCAACCGTTGTGGAGGCAAAGCCTATCACTGATGGACCGGTCCGAAAGGGATATCAATTTAAGGAAGTGCGTGAAATACGCGGACGAAAAGCGGCATCAATTATTGAAGTAACTGAGTATGAGCCCAATGAAAGTTATGCTGTTCGAAGCGATCAACATGGGATTGATTTACGTTATCACTACACATTTGTGGAAACGGCGGAAGGGACGAGAGTAGAATTTATAGGTGAATTGGATACGAAAGGTTTACGTAATACTCTTATGAAGCCACTCATTAAAATGATCATTAAAAAAGAGGATGCCGATCATTTAGATAAAATGAAAGCATGGTTAGAAAAGAACCCATCTTGA
- a CDS encoding GNAT family N-acetyltransferase: MIELRYFSEKDFSQLINWITSPEFLLQWGGPMFHYPLNHAQLKDYMTDSNIDFASQFIYRAVDTQTDTTIGHIALRNIDRTNRSARIGKVIVGDEVRGKGFGEMMMQEILKVAFNQLKLHKVSLGVFDFNHSAIRCYEKAGFKKDGLLRDHRKITDDYWSLYEMSLLESEWHK, encoded by the coding sequence ATGATTGAGCTTCGTTATTTTTCAGAAAAAGATTTCTCTCAACTAATCAATTGGATTACATCACCAGAATTCTTACTCCAATGGGGCGGACCTATGTTTCATTATCCACTGAATCATGCACAATTAAAAGACTATATGACAGATTCAAACATTGACTTTGCGAGTCAGTTTATTTATAGAGCGGTGGACACACAAACGGACACAACAATCGGTCACATTGCACTAAGAAATATAGACAGAACAAATCGGTCAGCTCGGATCGGAAAAGTCATCGTAGGCGACGAAGTCCGTGGAAAAGGATTTGGAGAAATGATGATGCAGGAAATACTGAAAGTGGCCTTTAATCAGCTGAAACTGCACAAGGTCAGTCTCGGTGTGTTCGATTTTAATCATTCTGCCATTCGCTGTTATGAAAAAGCAGGGTTTAAAAAGGATGGTCTTCTCCGTGATCACAGGAAAATCACCGACGATTACTGGAGCTTGTACGAAATGAGCCTATTGGAATCTGAATGGCACAAGTAA
- a CDS encoding LacI family DNA-binding transcriptional regulator, whose translation MKTVTMADVAKQANVSKSTVSQYLNKRYDYMGEKTKARIEQAIKELGYQPNIVARSLKQKSTRTIGVIVANILHNFSTEVSRAIEDACHRADFHTIICNADDDPDKEKKYIEMLRAKQVDGLIIFPTGNNRDLYRKMLDQNYPVVFVDRSVPDIPISSIMLENEKASEIAVDYLAKKGHERIAMITTPMNENVSSRVERMEGYKRALQSHGLEVREDYIRSIDPEQVEEILEGMLALGQPPQAILAGNDLILKEVLTFSKLHRFKIGEDLSVIGIDDVPYASFYSPAITTIAQPTFKMGKVAGELLLDKINKKSTVDKRPDYHFEPTLMVRESVKDHKED comes from the coding sequence ATGAAAACAGTAACTATGGCTGATGTTGCAAAGCAAGCCAATGTATCGAAAAGTACAGTGTCGCAATATTTAAATAAACGCTATGACTATATGGGAGAGAAGACAAAGGCAAGAATTGAACAGGCCATTAAAGAACTTGGCTACCAGCCTAACATCGTCGCCAGAAGTTTAAAGCAGAAGTCAACGAGAACAATTGGAGTGATTGTTGCCAATATTCTGCACAACTTCTCGACTGAAGTTAGCAGAGCAATAGAAGACGCTTGCCATAGGGCAGATTTCCATACGATCATATGCAACGCAGATGATGATCCGGATAAAGAAAAAAAGTATATCGAAATGCTGAGGGCCAAACAAGTAGATGGATTAATTATATTTCCAACTGGAAATAACCGAGACCTTTATAGGAAAATGCTCGATCAAAATTATCCCGTTGTTTTTGTTGATCGGTCAGTTCCTGATATCCCTATTTCCTCTATTATGCTTGAGAATGAAAAGGCTTCAGAGATTGCAGTTGATTATCTAGCCAAAAAGGGACACGAACGAATCGCGATGATTACTACACCGATGAATGAAAATGTTTCCTCTCGTGTTGAGCGGATGGAAGGTTATAAACGTGCTCTGCAGTCACATGGATTAGAGGTAAGGGAGGATTATATTCGAAGCATCGATCCTGAGCAGGTGGAGGAAATTCTTGAGGGAATGCTAGCTCTAGGCCAGCCTCCGCAAGCGATCCTAGCCGGAAACGATCTTATTTTAAAAGAAGTGCTGACATTTTCTAAACTCCACCGTTTCAAGATTGGCGAGGACCTCTCGGTAATTGGGATTGATGATGTACCTTATGCCAGCTTTTACTCTCCGGCTATCACTACGATAGCTCAGCCAACATTTAAAATGGGAAAAGTGGCAGGAGAACTTTTGCTGGACAAAATAAACAAAAAATCTACGGTTGATAAACGACCGGATTATCACTTTGAACCAACATTGATGGTCAGAGAATCTGTTAAGGATCACAAGGAGGACTAG
- the hxlA gene encoding 3-hexulose-6-phosphate synthase gives MNLQLALDRLTERECLDILANTNDSLDWIEVGTGVIKEYGLAIVRTIREAYPNKVIVTDMKTCDAGKHEAIQAFEAGADITTVMAFSADQTIADMLDVAKTYSSRVMVDLLGVRDPSRVQQLRQLGVNIVSLHFGKDMQQNGSMDSQLFDLVSHYPDLEVAVAGGINLETLPGILPHQPDTLIVGGAITKQEHHKQSAAKIKEVMNNYEANHSHRRL, from the coding sequence ATGAATCTTCAACTGGCATTAGATAGACTGACAGAGCGAGAGTGTCTGGATATTTTAGCTAATACGAATGACTCGCTCGACTGGATTGAAGTTGGGACAGGTGTCATAAAAGAGTATGGTCTGGCGATTGTCAGGACCATAAGGGAAGCCTATCCAAATAAGGTGATTGTAACAGATATGAAAACGTGTGATGCAGGTAAGCACGAAGCGATTCAAGCTTTTGAAGCTGGGGCTGATATTACGACAGTAATGGCTTTTTCAGCTGACCAGACGATTGCAGATATGCTGGACGTTGCAAAAACTTATAGTAGCAGAGTGATGGTGGATTTGTTAGGAGTTCGCGATCCATCACGAGTTCAACAACTTCGCCAATTAGGTGTAAACATCGTTAGTCTTCATTTTGGCAAAGATATGCAGCAAAACGGCAGCATGGACAGTCAGTTGTTTGATTTGGTCAGTCATTATCCAGACCTTGAGGTAGCGGTGGCTGGAGGAATTAATCTTGAAACATTACCAGGGATTCTCCCGCACCAGCCTGACACGTTAATTGTTGGAGGTGCGATTACGAAACAGGAACATCATAAGCAGTCTGCTGCAAAAATCAAGGAGGTCATGAACAACTATGAAGCAAACCATTCACACCGTCGCTTATGA
- a CDS encoding GNAT family N-acetyltransferase: protein MSRMEQADHIKFLEGDRLYLRPIEQEDLDLFYKKALWDKEGRRLTGTQAVFSRAGVQNWFDRNSTDSSRIDLVICLQTNHQMIGDLAMLEIDHQNRKAVVRISIFDKNYWGQGYGTESMSLLLEFGFNHLNLHRVGLDVFSYNERAMKSYQKLGFKREGVIRDDLYYDGEYHDSILMGVLKEEFVKQ from the coding sequence ATGAGCAGAATGGAACAAGCTGATCATATTAAATTCTTAGAGGGAGACAGACTCTATCTGAGGCCGATCGAGCAGGAAGATTTGGACCTTTTTTATAAAAAAGCCTTATGGGATAAAGAGGGAAGAAGACTGACAGGAACACAAGCTGTATTTAGCCGTGCAGGTGTTCAAAACTGGTTTGATAGGAATTCGACGGATAGCAGCAGAATTGATTTGGTGATTTGCCTGCAGACGAACCATCAGATGATCGGAGATTTAGCTATGCTGGAAATTGATCATCAAAACCGAAAGGCCGTTGTACGGATTTCCATATTTGATAAAAATTACTGGGGTCAAGGGTATGGCACAGAGTCTATGTCGTTGCTGTTAGAATTCGGATTTAATCATTTAAATTTACATCGAGTTGGACTGGATGTCTTTTCATATAATGAAAGAGCCATGAAATCTTATCAAAAGCTGGGATTTAAACGAGAAGGAGTCATTCGGGATGATCTTTATTATGACGGGGAGTATCATGACTCGATATTAATGGGTGTTTTGAAGGAAGAGTTTGTGAAACAGTAA
- a CDS encoding TRAP transporter substrate-binding protein: MRKTLLILLPAMILLLLSLTGCGDRVAGGAEDDGDIKIIAAHNQTSPENPYQYGMKEFERVAEKNESIEVEVHAGTLGTSESELVQKLKLGGADVVLVSPGFMSKTGIKEIDLFAMPYVFKNYDHWERVVDGEVGERMAEIINEKSDNDFKLLGYWSAGVRHYYGRKPLESIEDIDGMKYRTQTSGVIAKYWEATGAVPTSVAWGELYQALQQGVVDASENSYPYFVQQNHHKTENGKYITETGHDYTTRFLLINGNKFDSYTKDQQEAVLKAAKASVEKEREVVKKQEKEYKQKAIEDGAKVNQIDREPFIELAKPIQNERAKEIGVMDLLKKIRELKKEG; encoded by the coding sequence ATGAGGAAAACACTATTGATCTTGCTGCCTGCTATGATTCTGTTACTTCTTTCATTGACTGGATGTGGAGATCGTGTTGCAGGTGGAGCAGAAGATGATGGAGATATAAAAATCATTGCTGCTCATAATCAAACCTCACCGGAGAATCCCTATCAATATGGCATGAAAGAATTTGAAAGGGTAGCTGAAAAGAATGAAAGTATTGAGGTAGAGGTCCATGCGGGAACGCTCGGTACCAGTGAATCCGAACTCGTACAAAAGCTTAAACTGGGTGGAGCGGATGTTGTCCTTGTCTCACCTGGATTTATGTCAAAAACAGGCATAAAGGAAATTGACCTGTTTGCCATGCCGTATGTTTTTAAGAATTACGATCATTGGGAGCGAGTGGTTGATGGCGAGGTCGGAGAACGAATGGCTGAAATTATCAATGAAAAATCCGACAATGATTTTAAACTGCTAGGTTATTGGAGTGCCGGAGTCCGCCATTATTATGGCAGGAAACCCCTTGAATCGATTGAAGACATCGATGGCATGAAGTATCGCACTCAAACATCTGGGGTTATTGCGAAATACTGGGAAGCAACAGGCGCCGTGCCAACCTCTGTGGCCTGGGGAGAACTGTACCAGGCGTTACAGCAAGGAGTGGTGGATGCTTCTGAGAACTCCTACCCTTACTTTGTTCAACAGAATCACCATAAAACTGAAAATGGTAAATATATTACTGAGACAGGTCATGATTATACGACCCGCTTCTTGCTCATCAATGGGAATAAATTTGACTCCTATACAAAGGACCAACAAGAAGCTGTTCTGAAGGCGGCTAAAGCGTCTGTGGAAAAAGAGCGGGAAGTCGTCAAGAAGCAGGAAAAGGAATACAAGCAGAAAGCTATTGAGGACGGGGCAAAAGTAAACCAAATTGACCGTGAGCCATTCATAGAACTGGCGAAGCCTATTCAAAACGAGCGAGCAAAGGAAATAGGTGTAATGGACTTATTGAAAAAGATTAGGGAGTTGAAAAAAGAAGGCTAA
- the hxlB gene encoding 6-phospho-3-hexuloisomerase has protein sequence MKQTIHTVAYEISQVLANISEDQAIQLSRSLMRAKRIFVAGEGRSGLMGKAFAMRLMHAGYHVYVTGETITPNIQDNDLLLAISGSGSTDSICQFAKKAKEQGAKVTAVTTDVNSNLADMSDEMLIIPAATKKRREEEPATIQPLGNQFDQSLHLLLDAIIIYTIEQSKKTDNEEMTKRHANLE, from the coding sequence ATGAAGCAAACCATTCACACCGTCGCTTATGAAATCAGCCAGGTTCTTGCCAATATTAGCGAGGATCAAGCGATTCAATTATCACGATCATTAATGAGAGCAAAGCGGATCTTCGTCGCAGGTGAGGGTAGATCGGGACTAATGGGTAAAGCTTTTGCCATGAGATTAATGCATGCCGGCTACCACGTTTATGTAACGGGGGAAACGATTACACCTAATATCCAGGATAATGATCTGCTGCTTGCCATTTCTGGTTCAGGCTCCACAGATTCAATCTGTCAGTTCGCAAAAAAAGCGAAAGAGCAGGGAGCAAAGGTAACAGCCGTTACTACCGACGTAAATTCAAACCTCGCAGACATGAGTGATGAGATGCTTATTATTCCAGCTGCAACTAAAAAAAGACGTGAAGAGGAACCTGCGACGATTCAGCCGTTAGGCAACCAATTTGATCAATCATTACATTTACTGCTTGATGCCATCATTATTTATACGATTGAACAGTCAAAGAAGACGGATAATGAAGAAATGACAAAACGGCATGCAAATCTTGAATAG
- a CDS encoding sugar kinase encodes MKKDVVTIGDAMITFDPSHNGPMRFASSFERKAGGAEFNFAIGCARLGLSTGWISRLGNDEFGKFIRNFARGEGVDVSRVQLLDDYSTSLNFKEIREDGSGRTFYYRDRSPTEALSEATLDEEPLRHCKLLHVTGVFAAIDPGKNIPLLKRAITIAKDHGAAISLDPNIRLKLWSQKQAKKGLRELLPYVDVLLIGEEEADLLFDTHDPDELVHSCKPYGISTVAIKMSDKGAVAFQQGERIQVEALSPEKVVDTVGAGDGFDAGFVYGLLKGWPLKRTVQFANIIGSMVVSVYGDNEGLPELEDVLVKLGEREFIER; translated from the coding sequence ATGAAGAAAGATGTAGTCACAATTGGGGATGCAATGATCACTTTTGATCCTTCACACAATGGACCAATGAGGTTTGCCTCCTCGTTTGAAAGGAAGGCAGGAGGAGCAGAATTCAACTTTGCGATAGGCTGTGCAAGGCTTGGCTTATCAACGGGATGGATCAGCAGGTTAGGCAATGATGAGTTTGGAAAGTTCATTCGTAATTTTGCTAGAGGGGAAGGGGTGGATGTGTCACGTGTACAATTGCTGGATGACTATTCTACCTCGCTCAACTTTAAAGAGATTCGAGAAGATGGAAGTGGACGAACTTTCTATTATCGCGATCGCTCGCCAACCGAAGCATTATCGGAAGCAACCCTTGATGAGGAGCCGTTAAGACATTGTAAACTGCTCCATGTCACAGGTGTGTTTGCCGCCATTGACCCTGGTAAAAATATCCCGCTGTTGAAACGGGCGATCACGATTGCGAAGGATCATGGTGCAGCTATTTCGCTTGATCCTAATATCCGGCTCAAATTGTGGAGTCAAAAGCAGGCGAAAAAGGGATTAAGAGAACTTCTTCCCTATGTAGATGTTTTGTTAATAGGCGAGGAGGAAGCTGACCTGTTGTTTGATACTCATGATCCAGATGAACTTGTTCACTCCTGTAAGCCTTACGGAATTTCAACTGTTGCGATTAAAATGAGCGATAAAGGCGCGGTTGCCTTTCAGCAGGGTGAAAGGATTCAAGTTGAAGCCTTATCTCCTGAAAAAGTCGTGGATACAGTAGGCGCAGGAGATGGCTTTGATGCAGGATTCGTTTACGGTTTGTTAAAAGGATGGCCGTTGAAACGAACAGTCCAATTTGCCAATATTATCGGTTCGATGGTTGTAAGTGTTTACGGAGATAATGAAGGATTACCTGAGCTTGAGGATGTTTTGGTGAAGCTTGGAGAACGAGAGTTTATCGAGAGGTGA
- a CDS encoding CAP domain-containing protein, which translates to MLKRFSIILVTVLALVTLTTPAFASEQNSWKIEQIGAQSFEEWTNQIQEWLSEQNFEFSKERFEQNFNILFNPEQIPENQQPQQSETEQSEAEAPQSRQESQDSSQATAKVENGATSNYEEKVVQLVNEERTKEGLDPLTMHNRLSDLARMKSRDMADKGYFSHTSPTYGSPFDMMKQYDFSYSAAGENIAAGQRTPQEVVEGWMNSPGHRANILNEHFTHIGVGYVEGGSYGTYWTQLFMNPR; encoded by the coding sequence TTGCTTAAGAGATTCTCTATCATTTTAGTTACGGTTTTAGCTTTAGTTACCTTGACTACTCCTGCTTTTGCTTCGGAGCAGAATTCCTGGAAGATAGAGCAGATTGGTGCACAGTCTTTTGAGGAATGGACGAACCAAATACAGGAGTGGCTGTCAGAGCAGAATTTTGAATTTAGTAAGGAGCGGTTTGAGCAAAACTTTAACATTCTCTTTAATCCTGAACAAATCCCTGAGAATCAGCAGCCGCAACAGTCAGAAACGGAACAGTCTGAGGCTGAAGCTCCGCAGTCACGACAAGAGTCTCAAGATTCATCACAAGCTACTGCAAAAGTAGAAAACGGGGCTACGTCCAATTATGAAGAAAAAGTAGTTCAGTTGGTAAATGAGGAACGGACCAAGGAAGGTCTAGACCCTCTTACCATGCATAACCGTCTTAGTGACCTTGCGCGTATGAAGTCACGGGACATGGCAGATAAAGGATACTTCAGTCATACGTCGCCTACTTATGGCTCCCCTTTCGATATGATGAAGCAATATGACTTCAGCTATTCAGCTGCGGGGGAGAATATTGCTGCTGGGCAGCGAACCCCACAAGAGGTAGTAGAAGGCTGGATGAATTCCCCAGGCCACCGTGCCAACATATTGAATGAACACTTCACCCATATCGGTGTAGGATATGTGGAAGGCGGTTCATATGGTACGTATTGGACACAATTATTTATGAATCCTAGATAA
- a CDS encoding TRAP transporter small permease, which yields MFIKWLEKIQLTIGVLFLLVFFITIIIQVVTRYIGVSAIWTGEVATYSFIWSVFMGASVMLNKREHFKFDLLLNKLQGKSKKTLYLINDLILLVFTFALFYFGIIVTESFWNFTWVSLPQMKMGYVWISVPIMGGTMVIYTLAHMIRNVRNFSKREVIE from the coding sequence ATGTTTATTAAATGGCTGGAGAAAATTCAATTAACGATCGGTGTGTTGTTTCTTTTAGTCTTTTTCATCACGATTATTATCCAAGTGGTTACGCGTTATATAGGTGTTTCTGCGATTTGGACAGGAGAAGTAGCCACGTATTCCTTTATTTGGTCCGTATTTATGGGGGCCTCAGTTATGCTCAATAAACGGGAACATTTTAAATTTGATCTGCTATTGAACAAGTTACAAGGAAAAAGTAAAAAAACTCTTTATCTTATAAATGATCTCATTTTATTGGTGTTTACCTTTGCATTATTTTACTTTGGCATCATCGTCACTGAAAGCTTCTGGAATTTTACGTGGGTTTCTTTACCACAAATGAAGATGGGATATGTATGGATATCAGTGCCGATCATGGGAGGAACGATGGTGATCTATACACTGGCCCATATGATACGAAATGTTAGAAACTTCTCAAAAAGGGAGGTCATCGAATGA
- a CDS encoding ABC transporter permease gives MREEMINLTLWQLGAAYVFILILLAIVRWRKIPREKQILIATIRMTLQLLIVGYILMLLFDNPHPLLTVLVVAIMVAFSVRNISSRVRGELNKPLKRAILISMVAGSVVSLLYFNFIVIQLTPWYDPQYFIPIAGMIIGNSMTGVTLGVQTLLDGMNDQRQKVEAALMLGASPQAATKKWVNRAFDSAILPTINKMVGMGIVFLPGMMTGQILAGASPFIAVEYQIAILLGIIGAVSLTVILFVNLAYKVFFNERSQLLHNTGKS, from the coding sequence ATGAGAGAAGAAATGATCAATCTGACTCTTTGGCAGCTGGGAGCGGCTTACGTATTTATTTTGATTTTATTAGCCATCGTTCGCTGGCGTAAGATTCCCAGAGAAAAACAAATCTTAATTGCGACAATACGAATGACACTGCAGCTTCTCATCGTCGGTTATATTTTAATGCTGTTATTTGATAATCCTCATCCGTTACTAACGGTCCTAGTTGTTGCCATTATGGTAGCATTCTCAGTACGTAATATTTCCAGCAGAGTACGAGGAGAGTTAAATAAACCGCTCAAACGTGCAATATTAATCTCTATGGTTGCTGGTTCTGTAGTCAGCTTACTTTACTTCAATTTTATCGTAATCCAGTTGACACCGTGGTATGACCCTCAGTACTTCATTCCAATCGCTGGGATGATTATCGGCAATTCCATGACAGGTGTAACGCTTGGTGTACAAACTCTGCTTGATGGCATGAATGATCAGCGTCAGAAAGTTGAAGCCGCCTTAATGCTTGGTGCAAGCCCCCAAGCGGCCACTAAAAAGTGGGTGAATCGTGCCTTTGACTCTGCAATTTTGCCGACGATTAATAAAATGGTCGGAATGGGGATTGTGTTTTTACCTGGGATGATGACAGGTCAGATTTTAGCTGGAGCAAGCCCATTTATCGCGGTTGAATATCAAATTGCCATTTTATTAGGTATTATTGGAGCAGTATCCTTGACGGTAATTTTATTTGTTAATTTGGCTTATAAAGTATTTTTCAATGAGCGCAGTCAGCTGCTTCATAACACGGGGAAAAGCTGA
- a CDS encoding ABC transporter ATP-binding protein, translating to MFTFENVTYLDILHVSSLTIHEHQKTCIVGESGSGKSTFLKLLNHMISPNQGQILFRGKNIAERDPIAHRREVTMLTQHPVLFGESVKDNLLAGVRFAEQEEPDENACKQAIERFRLYKSLDDEAENLSGGEQQRLALARITLMDSPVYLLDEPTSSLDEELEHEVMENFMAFAEEQKKTVIFVTHSRSIAENFSDETIDFHKYTLKGEGSS from the coding sequence TTGTTCACCTTTGAGAACGTTACATATCTTGATATATTACATGTATCTTCATTAACCATTCATGAACATCAGAAGACCTGCATTGTTGGGGAAAGCGGCAGCGGGAAATCTACATTTTTAAAGCTGTTGAACCATATGATTTCCCCTAATCAAGGTCAGATTCTTTTTCGCGGGAAAAATATCGCCGAACGTGACCCCATTGCTCATCGAAGGGAAGTGACGATGCTTACCCAACATCCTGTATTGTTTGGTGAAAGCGTCAAAGATAACCTTCTAGCTGGTGTTCGTTTCGCTGAGCAAGAAGAGCCTGATGAGAATGCCTGTAAACAAGCCATTGAACGTTTCCGTTTATACAAGAGTCTTGACGATGAGGCCGAAAACTTATCGGGCGGAGAGCAGCAGCGGTTAGCTTTAGCTCGAATCACGTTAATGGACAGTCCTGTATATTTGCTAGATGAACCTACCTCTTCGCTTGATGAAGAGCTGGAGCATGAAGTGATGGAGAACTTCATGGCCTTTGCAGAAGAGCAAAAGAAAACAGTAATATTTGTGACGCATTCCCGCTCCATTGCAGAAAACTTCTCCGACGAAACCATTGATTTTCATAAGTACACACTAAAAGGAGAGGGGTCCTCATGA
- a CDS encoding DEAD/DEAH box helicase encodes MSESSKSSWFQNMAPFLKEAWELSNFEQPTSVQQNTIPLIKSGKDVIAEAPTGSGKTLAYLWPLLEQIDPAKKHTQFLVLASSHELVMQIHQEVQTWSKNSGVTSATLIGGANVKRQIEKLKKKPQMVIGTPGRVYELMKQKKLKAHEIKTLVLDEADQLLVPEHMETVQNIVKATLKERQILLFSATLPNEVENTAQEFMKEPEVIRIEKEALRPDAVHAYISTQDRDKLEIIRKLARMESFKGLAFVGDIGNLSVYAEKIRYKGLSLEILHSDAKKEERAKALKKFRKGDISLLLATDVAARGLDIKDITHIINLNVPKSPSDYIHRAGRTARLGSKSGVVVSLVNPVEEKRLKKYARDFNLRLEKREMYKGKLIDCK; translated from the coding sequence ATGAGTGAATCGAGTAAATCAAGCTGGTTTCAAAACATGGCTCCTTTTTTAAAGGAAGCGTGGGAGCTGTCAAATTTTGAACAGCCAACTTCTGTTCAGCAGAATACCATCCCACTTATAAAATCGGGCAAAGACGTGATAGCAGAGGCGCCGACAGGGAGCGGAAAGACGCTGGCTTATTTATGGCCGCTCCTCGAACAAATTGATCCTGCGAAGAAGCATACGCAATTTCTTGTCCTAGCCTCTTCCCATGAACTAGTGATGCAAATTCATCAGGAGGTCCAAACATGGTCAAAGAACAGTGGGGTAACCAGTGCCACTCTAATTGGCGGCGCGAATGTGAAACGACAAATTGAAAAGCTTAAGAAAAAACCACAAATGGTTATCGGCACTCCAGGCAGGGTATATGAATTAATGAAACAAAAGAAATTGAAAGCACATGAAATTAAGACGCTTGTATTGGATGAGGCAGATCAACTTCTCGTCCCTGAGCATATGGAGACTGTACAAAACATTGTAAAGGCTACCCTTAAAGAACGACAAATTCTCCTTTTTTCAGCTACTTTACCAAATGAAGTTGAAAATACTGCTCAGGAATTTATGAAAGAACCTGAAGTTATTCGTATCGAGAAGGAAGCGTTAAGACCAGATGCCGTACACGCTTATATTTCTACACAGGATAGAGATAAATTGGAAATTATTAGGAAGTTGGCACGAATGGAATCGTTTAAAGGGCTGGCTTTTGTGGGGGATATTGGCAATCTAAGTGTTTATGCTGAAAAAATAAGATACAAAGGACTTTCCCTGGAAATCCTTCATAGCGATGCAAAAAAAGAAGAACGAGCTAAAGCTTTGAAAAAGTTCCGTAAAGGGGATATTTCACTTTTGCTGGCAACGGATGTAGCTGCTCGCGGGCTGGATATTAAAGATATCACTCATATTATAAACTTAAATGTACCTAAATCTCCTTCTGATTACATTCATAGAGCTGGACGTACGGCAAGGTTAGGCTCAAAATCAGGGGTAGTAGTCTCGCTTGTAAACCCTGTAGAAGAGAAACGCCTGAAAAAATATGCAAGGGATTTTAACCTTCGTTTGGAGAAAAGAGAAATGTATAAAGGAAAGTTAATAGATTGTAAATAA